TTTCGGCGTCGGGCTCGCGACCATCGCCGCCGACGGCACCGTACTCGACACCTGGTTCCCCGCCCCCGAGCTGGGCGACGCGCCCGTGACGGGCACCGAGCGGCTCTCCGCCGGCGAGGCGGCCGGCGACCTGGCCGAGCTGATGGAGCTCGCGGGTCCCGACGCGGCGCGGGGCGTGGAGGTGGTGGCGGTACGCACCGGCATCGCCAAGCTCTCCGAGGCGCCCGTGGACGCGCACGACGTCTACCTGCGGCTGCACCTGATCTCCACGCGCCTGGTCAGGCCGCACGGGGTGAACCTGGAGGGCATCTTCGGCCTGCTCGCCAACGTCGTCTGGACCAACTTCGGCCCGTGCCCGGTGCCGGGCTTCGAGCGGACGCGCCTGCGGCTGCGGGCCAGGGGCGCGGTGACGGTGTACGGGGTGGACAAGTTCCCGCGGATGGTGGACTACGTGCTGCCCTCCGGCGTGCGGATCGCCGACGCCGACCGGGTACGCCTGGGCGCCCACCTGGCCGAAGGCACCACGGTCATGCACGAGGGCTTCGTGAACTTCAACGCCGGCACGCTGGGCGCCTCCATGGTCGAGGGCCGCATCTCGGCCGGTGTGGTGGTCGGCGACGGCTCCGACGTGGGCGGCGGCGCCTCGATCATGGGCACGCTGTCGGGCGGCGGCAAGCAGGTCATCTCGATCGGCGAGCGCTGCCTACTGGGCGCCAACGCGGGGATCGGCATCTCGCTGGGCGACGACTGCGTGGTCGAGGCGGGCCTCTACGTGACGGCGGGCACGAAGGTCGCCCTCCCGGACGGCACGGTGGTGAAGGCGGCCGAGCTGTCCGGCTCCAACGGGATCCTGCTGCGCCGCAACTCGCAGTCGGGCGCGGTCGAGGCGGTGCCCCGCACGGGCCAGGGCATCGAGCTCAACGCCGCCCTGCACGCCAACTGACGCTTCCCTGTCTGCGCGGGCGGCGCTTCACACCCTGTCGCCCGCGCACAGGCGCCACCGTGGTGCGCAACCGCAGTGCCCTTCTCCACGGTGGAAGGGCACTCGCCGTCTTGGCCGCTCGACCCGGCTCGTCGGCGTGGCGGATCGAGCGGGAGCCACGCGGGCGCCCCGCCGGTGCCTGGAGGGCCCTCAGCCGCGGTCAGCGGAAGGGCCCGCCACGACGGAATCAGTGCGCGTGGGAAACGGCCGAGCCGATGGTGTGGACACGGAGGGCGTTGGTCGAGCCCGGCGTGCCGGGAGGCGAGCCGGCGACGATGACGACCTTGTCGCCCTTCTCCAGCCGCCCCGACGACAGCAGCGACGCCTCCACCTGCCGCACCATGTCGTCCGTGTGGTGCACGAACGGCACGTGGAAGGTCTCCACGCCCCACGTCACCGACAGCTGTCCCCGCACGTGGGGCGAGGACGTGAAGGCCAGGAGCGGGATCGGTGAGCGGTAGCGGGCCAGGCGGCGAGCGGTCTCGCCCGACATGGTGAAGGCCACCAGCGCCTTGGCCCCGACGACGGCCCCCACCTCGGCGGCGGCGCGCGCGATGGCGCCGCCGGTGGTCTCCGGCATGCGCTCGAGCTTGTGGGTGGCGTGCAGGGACGTCTCCTCGGCGGCGCAGGCGATGCGGTCCATCGTGGAGACGGACTCGATCGGGTAGTTGCCGACCGACGTCTCGCCCGACAGCATGACCGCGTCGGCGCCGTCCATGACCGCGTAAGCCACGTCGGAGGCCTCGGCGCGGGTGGGCCGCGGGGCGTTCATCATCGAGTCGAGCATCTGGGTGGCGACGATGACCGGGTGGGCCTTCTCGCGGCAGAGCTCGATGATGCGCCGCTGCACGATCGGCACCTGCTCCAGCGGCAGCTCGACGCCGAGGTCGCCGCGGGCCACCATGATGCCGTCGAAGGCGTCGACGATCTCGGGGAGGCGGTCGACGGCCTGCGGCTTCTCGATCTTGGCGATCAGCGGCAGGCGTACGGCCTCCTGCTCCATGATGTTGCGCACCACGTCGGCGTCGGACGGGCGGCGCACGAAGGACAGGGCGATCATGTCGAAGCCGGTGCGGAGCGCCCAGCGCAGGTCGGCCTCGTCCTTGTCGGTCAGCGCGGGGGCGCTGACGTTGACGCCGGGCAGGTTGAGGCCCTTGTTGTCGGAGATCATGCCGCCGATGACGACGCGGGTGATGACGCGGTCGCCGTCGACGCGGGTGGCCTCGAGCACGAGGCGGCCGTCGTCGACCAGGATCGTGTCACCGGGGCGTACGTCGTTGGGGAGCCCCTTGTAGGTGGTGGAGACCTGCTCGCGGTCGCCCGGCACGTCTTCGGTGGTGATGGTGAAGACGTCGCCGAAGCCCAGCCTGACGGGGCCCTCCTCGAACGTCCCGACGCGGATCTTGGGGCCCTGCAGGTCGGCGAGCAGGCCTACACCGCGGCCCAGGTCGGCCGCCACCTCCCTGACGCGGTCGTAGACCTCTCTGTGCATGTCATGGTTGCCATGGCTGAGGTTGAACCGTGCCACGTCCATGCCGGCGGCGATCAGCTCGCGCAGGCGTTCCTTGGACGATGTGGCGGGGCCTAGAGTGCAGACGATTTTCGCGCGACGAGTCACGAGTCCTACCT
This genomic interval from Nonomuraea helvata contains the following:
- the dapD gene encoding 2,3,4,5-tetrahydropyridine-2,6-dicarboxylate N-succinyltransferase; the protein is MTATDPTSTGAFGVGLATIAADGTVLDTWFPAPELGDAPVTGTERLSAGEAAGDLAELMELAGPDAARGVEVVAVRTGIAKLSEAPVDAHDVYLRLHLISTRLVRPHGVNLEGIFGLLANVVWTNFGPCPVPGFERTRLRLRARGAVTVYGVDKFPRMVDYVLPSGVRIADADRVRLGAHLAEGTTVMHEGFVNFNAGTLGASMVEGRISAGVVVGDGSDVGGGASIMGTLSGGGKQVISIGERCLLGANAGIGISLGDDCVVEAGLYVTAGTKVALPDGTVVKAAELSGSNGILLRRNSQSGAVEAVPRTGQGIELNAALHAN
- the pyk gene encoding pyruvate kinase; this encodes MTRRAKIVCTLGPATSSKERLRELIAAGMDVARFNLSHGNHDMHREVYDRVREVAADLGRGVGLLADLQGPKIRVGTFEEGPVRLGFGDVFTITTEDVPGDREQVSTTYKGLPNDVRPGDTILVDDGRLVLEATRVDGDRVITRVVIGGMISDNKGLNLPGVNVSAPALTDKDEADLRWALRTGFDMIALSFVRRPSDADVVRNIMEQEAVRLPLIAKIEKPQAVDRLPEIVDAFDGIMVARGDLGVELPLEQVPIVQRRIIELCREKAHPVIVATQMLDSMMNAPRPTRAEASDVAYAVMDGADAVMLSGETSVGNYPIESVSTMDRIACAAEETSLHATHKLERMPETTGGAIARAAAEVGAVVGAKALVAFTMSGETARRLARYRSPIPLLAFTSSPHVRGQLSVTWGVETFHVPFVHHTDDMVRQVEASLLSSGRLEKGDKVVIVAGSPPGTPGSTNALRVHTIGSAVSHAH